CCCAAGGACGCATGAACCCAGGGTCCCTTttggatgcattcctgatccagTGGAACGGACACTTGATGTATGCCTTCCTGCTAATCCCATTAGTCTCCAGAAGAGTAAGATGGGACAATAGCTGGCTAATACTGATAGTACCAGCATAAGTACATCAGTTCTGGTACTTCGATCATACACATGGACCCCTGGTCTGTACATCTGACAGAACGGAGCTCTACTCCATAGAGGTACAAGATATTTTGATTCAAAGCATAAAGGCTTCTACAAGACAAATGTATAGTTCCAAATGGAAACTCTTTTCACTCTGGGATGTTCAGCGTGATCTTCAATCCCCATCTATTCCTGTTATGGACTAGTTACCCTTGAAACATTTGGGACATTCAGTCAGTTTGGTTAGGGTTCATATCTGCTTGTCACTCTCCAGTATATTCTGATACCCATCTATGTCTAAGTTCTTAAAAAGATGTGATCCACACATTTCCCCCAGTAATGGCTtttccccttcctgggacctAAATATTGTATTCCTGGACCTAATTAATTGCCCCCTGACCCCTTTGAACCTTTAGCTTCATACTCTTTATGCCACCCTTCTATGAAGACAGCATTTTTAGTAGCTGTTGCCTCTGCTCAAAGGTTGAGTGAGATTCAGGTGTTAATGGTAGAACCTCCTTATACTatatttcacaaagacaaggtaaCTCTCAGACCTCACCAAATGTGGTCTCAGACTTACATTTGAATCAATATATGAACCTTCCAGTGTGTCTCCCCTCCcagctaaaaaaacaaaaactcattAAACTCATGAAGGTGCAAAACTTGATGTGCTCTGTCTTGAGGGCCCTCTCCAACTACCTTTGTAGAACAAAGCCTTTCTGCAAGTCACCTAGACTATTTGTAGCACTGGGAGACAAGACTGGAGGGTGGACTGTTATGACCCAGAGACTTTCATGAAATAGGTATTGGATGGCATTAACATCTCCTATGAACTAAATTAATTAGCTCCATCCTCTCATATTAAAGTAAACTCTACTAGGACCCATATTATCTTGTTGGCACGCTTGAGGAATGTCCTTATATCAAAAATTTTCAGGGCAGCAATTTGGAACTTCAGTATATACTTCTGTCCAGCACTACTCACTAGTTGCAGGTACTAGATTTGATGCCTGCTGTgctggggggagccctgcagtccATTTAGATAAGACCCTTGAAACGCAGATCTGTAGAGAGAGAACTGGTAGCCAGAAACCAGAGTGGGATCCCTGCAGAAGAACACATTCTAAGAACCAGTCACTGTTAAGGTAAGTCACTGTACTTTCTGAAATAGTTTGTAGATTTAATGACTCTGTATTTAATAGGTACTTCAGTGGCTACTCCAAAGGTGTTAAGTtataagtgtctgcaggatcgaGGCTTCAGTTTGTTTTGGATATCACTGAGAAGTGGGGAGTGTGTTACCTGTTAAGTGTCCTGCTACACGTCGGCCAGACTTTCCCTTAGTTCTCAGTGCAAATTTGTCTAATCTTGTAAGAAAAGTAGCATGGCTGTGTGTTTTGATTCAAACAAAACCAGCTCATTTCCTCTTTACTGCTGTAGTTATTGAAATAGATATTAGTAATGGAAGACCACTGCCCCTCATTAATTTAAATGCAAAAACTGTTTTGTCCATAAGCAAACTACGTTAAGTCCACCTCTTCTCTGTTATATGTCCAAAAAATGCCAGTAGATGTCTTTTGGCCGTCACTTTACCATTTTATATAGTGAGTCACTGTTTATATGTTTATCTTGGTCTCAATGTTTATGAACAGCCAATTTCAGTGTAGTTTTCACAGCAAATATGTACATATGTATAATATTAGCCTAACATCTGTGTTACTCTTTTCCAGAAATATCCTGTATTACCATATCTAGTTTTAGTATTAAAACAGTTCCTGTTACAGAGGGACCTTAATGAAGTATTCACAGGTGGAATTGGTTCTTATAGTCTTTTTTTAATGGCTGTCAGCTTCCTCCAGGTAAGTTAAATGAAAAACTATTGGTGCTATTAGGGCAAAAAGGATTTGTTTCTTGTTTTAAGTTACTTAAGCATTTTaacttaaaattaatttttgttttacattttcccTCAAATTTATAGtatggttctactctgaaaagtgactataaaaATGGCATCATGCATTGCAGATCTGCCACTCGGTGACTTGCAGATTAAATTTGCTCAGTTTAGAAgtagggagctgccagagcctctcTCTGCTGCCGGAGTCTTTAGCTGCAAGCAGGGGAAGACTCTGACAGATCCACCCTGCTGGAGTCTGtccctgctgcagggagctgacagatccttTCCCCGCTCCTGGAGTCTTTCCTTGTGATGGAGAAAGACTCTAGCAGTGGGGAGACAGTGGGACAATatgctgctaaaaatagcagtgtggccatagGAGTTGCTGTGTGGGCATATAGAGAATCATATGGGCTATAAACCCTAAGGTTCTGGTGTGTGTATATGCTACTGACTTAAGCAGTGCCTCACAGTCTCCCCTGctgtttatacccatgctagggaGGCATGCAGTGTATGTACTCTACACACCGCTGTAAGGAgtgtgcagcatagacataccctgagactgaGACAGTAGCTTAAGTGTTGACCATTTCATTTCTCTCTCGAGACTCAAAAGGGAGACAGTTcagatggtgggtttttttggcatGGAATGCAACCATAAATTTCATTAACATCCATCAAAGGCAAACCATATATCTCACTACAACCCAAAACAAATGACATGGAGAGGGGAAAAACTGTCTTCAGTGGTTTAACATCCTTGATAACTATGAACCTGAATCAGTCTGTGGTTCATGCAGATTTATGCTTTAAATTAGATGAAAACTCCTAAGGAATAAAGACTACTGTGCCCACCAGCAATGCACACTAAATCTGTATTCCATTAAGAGGTTTTGACCATATCACAGCCATGAGTAAAGCACAAGTGGTTTGTCCATGTTAAAACCCCCAAGATCCAATAAAAGTATTAATTGTAAATActttaagtatttgcaggatttatTCTCTTGTCCccttctcttcctttcctctaTCTTGTCTTCTCTGTACACGACTTGTGCATTTGTCAGCTGTACATAAAATATGCAGTTATCTAGGATAATCTTGTGCTAATGCTTGCATAATGTTATCAAGAGGTTTCAGGTGGCATTTTAATGCTTTGAGTAGAGGAATATTATAATGTCCCAGAATCCCAAAATGGCAATATAGTATTGCTTTTCTAAGTTGCTTCTAtattccttttattaaaaataataatctccCCCTTCTGTTATGATTTAATTTCCTATTTATTCCTCCCATTTTTCAATCCTGGGAAGATGTGTTCTTATATTGCAGTGATGATGATGTATCTTCAATTTCCTATAGCCCAAATACTTTTAATCAGATTGAAACTAAAGAATAACATCTTCAAGACTTTAACATTTGATTTCACACCCACAGATAGAAGCACTTTGGTATAGCCATATCAGATATATCATTTATGGTAAACTAGGCTTACCTCCATAAGTTttatcacttttttttatttaattagaaCAGGGTACATAATCAGGTTAACATTTAGCTACAGATATCTTTATAATACCTGTTCATTTTGGGTTATACTTACTCATTATAGAAAATATACAGCATGACACACACATGGTTTTGTTTCCGTTGTCTTTGGTTAGTTATCCCAAACACAATTACATGGGATCACCTGTGAGACTAATTTCTAGAGGATTCAGCTAattgtaataaaatatttttggctAATTATATAATGCATAAATATCTGTATAGCAATGTTATGGTACTTCTGAGAAATAGTGCAGAAATTTGGAACAGTTAATACAGTATATCACGGTCTTGCTTTCCCATATATGTTTTAACTTTGAACAAATAATATGCTTTAATAGtaaatatattttcatatattcATAGTAGTAGAATAGCTTGATGATCAGGCATTTTCCCAGCAGCTGTGAAATAGTGGTCAACTAAAAGAATATTCTGGATATTAAGCAAATGAGCCGAGCAAGCATATATCGTTTTTAAGAACATTTAGTTACTCTCAACCCAGATCTCTCTTTTGGTGACTAATGGAATTTTTCTGATCAGTAAAATGCATTGATATCCACTTACGTTTTTACATATTCTAACAGGCAGCTTCAGCCAGTTACTCGTACTTCAGAATCTGTATACAGTAGTGAATGTCCCATGTTTAGACAGCTGGCCAGGCTAAATTATGCCTGTGTTCCAAGCACAGGTCTGGGAATGAACTCCAGAGTTGTAATCCATGCTCTGACACACACTTTTCTGGTTGCCCTGGAAATTCACATAGTTTCTGCATTTGTAAAGTTTGGGGAATGCTTGCTTGCCTCACAAGGATGCTGTAAAATGCTTTGATACTGTCAACTATTAAATACTTTAGTCAAGGGACATGATTGTATATAGATAGGAATATGAAAAACATTTGAAGTCTGGAATCATTAAGACAAgagaaaacaaatttatttttccttgtttaataGCTACATCCCAGGGAAGATGCCTGCATCCGCAGTGCCAACTATGGTGTCCTTTTAATAGAATTTTTTGAATTATATGGACGACACTTCAATTACCTGAAGACTGGAATCCGAATAAAGGATGGTGGTTCATATGTGGCTAAAGATGAAGTGCAAAAGAGTATGCTGGATGGCTATAGACCATCGATGCTATATATTGAAGATCCACTACAGCCAGGTATCATAGCTTAATATGCAAAATGTCAAATATGGCATACTGACTAGTGTCAAAAAGGAGTCAAACAGGAAAAGTAATTTctttaactatttttttaaaaaatcctcattCAGTTTTTGAAGACTGTGTTTATGAATTCCAAGAGAAAATGCTCATTTTATTTACAAAGTATTCCAGAAATAGGGGTTAGCCTGTCATCTCTATAGAACCAACAGAACACTATGCATGAGTTAAAGTGACCCAAATACCTAGTGATTTCACTGTGTATTGTTACCACACTGATTTTCCATTAATAGAGTTCAGTTTCTGGTATAATTGACAGTGACTAAAGGGTGCTCATTGCTATTACAAAGGCTTATTTATCTGAAACCTCATGTGGAAGATGACATAAAAATAGGTGTATGTATGCTTTATATAGTATATGCTTTCTTTTTCACGTGTGTGGATTTTCCAATTTTGACATCTACTTGTATCATAGATTCCAGTTACTTCTGGGCTTTTAGATTCTTTTGAGTGTTTTTCTCAGTTCATTAATGTTTGAATTTTATCCCCCACAAGATACGATTTAAGGTGGGTCAGTATTTCAAAGAAAGCAAATCCTTTTTTCTAAAAGCTCATTTTTCTGTGAGCTCCTTACTCCAGTATTTCAAAGTCAGTAAGCATTGCATAGAATTAATGGATtatctatgtatttattttttaaggtaATGATGTTGGGAGGAGTTCATATGGTGCCATGCAAGTGAAACAGGCCTTTGATTATGCATATGTTGTTTTGAGCCATGCTGTATCACCAATAGCTAAATATTATCCcaacaatgaaactgaaaggtaaAAGTTTAAATGTCAAGTCAAACTATTAGTTTTAAATACACAGGAATATATGTAACTAATCcgtgctttgtttttgttttgtttcatagtATATTAGGTAGAATAATTAGAGTAACGCAAGAAGTGGCCTCATACAGAGAGTGGATATCTAAGCATTGGGGAATGCAGAGTAGGACTGAGTCTTCATGCAATGGTAAGATATGGCTACCCAGTGTGATGCTTGCTTTGCAAGCTTTTTGCATGGTCGGCAATCTAAACATTTTTTTGCTGCCTTTGACCCAGATCAGTTAAAGGGCATAGGTCTGAATATGACTAAAGAAGTGGCTTCTGTCTATATGTAAGAAACAGGAACAGTTTAGTTTTATACAACAGTGACAATTGCCTTAACACAATCTACCCTGTTTTGACATGACTGATTCTCCCTCTACTCTTGCTCCTTATTTTACCACTTTTCACAAAAACACCCagggcaagattttcagaagagctctgcaCCCAATAATTCCCATTAGGAAGCCAAATAAAGAAGCCAGAATTTTTTTGACTGTTGAGTACCCAAGGGATCCCACTGAGGGGAAAATGGGAGCTAATGGGTGATGAGCACTTtataaaacagcaaagaatcctgtggcaccttatagactaacagacgttttggagcatgagctttcgtgggtgacatgcatctgaggaagtgggtattcacccacgaaagctcatgctccaaaacgtctgttagtctataaggtgccacaggattctttgctgcttttacagatccagactaacacggctacccctctgatactttataaaACAGGTCATTTTATTTAGACTCATAGATAGctgagcactcttgaaaatctatCCCAAAACAATCCTATCCAAGACAAGGAGAGGTAATTGATAGACCACAGAAATGTGTTTTTCCCTTTTGAACTTTCATGTAGTTGGGCTATGCATAGTTGGTGTCAGTTTTTCATCACATCACATTTTGAGTATGGGTCCAGTTCTGAAGCTCTTACTCATATGTGCagttaattgacttcagtgggactcctgAGGAAATGCTGTACTATTTTTACAAAATGCAGCGCTTAATAGAAATTAATACTCTTTCTTCCATTTACTCTTTTATTCCAGGTAATGGAGTAACGTTGATAGTAGATACTCAGCAGCTGGACAAGTGTAACAATAATCTCTCTGAAGTGAATGAAACACTGGGAAAATCTAGAAGTAAAACTTCAGAAACACTCAGTAAACATTCTTCAAATTCTTCATCAGGTCCATTGTCTTCCTCATCTTCTACATTGTCCAGCTCTAGTGATGTAGTAAGtattaaaagtttttgtttgaaatttgattagattttttttctctttttgtataTGTACAGAGTGTAGCGATATAGGCATAACCAATCATTTATTACATATCTCAGGTTTGTGAAAGGGGAAGCTCTTCATAGAATTCCTATTTATTCTAATGAATTGTTTTGCCAGAAAACACACAACTGGCATAATGTACCTCTATATTTGTATGAAAAGTGCTCTCCCTTATAGGAGTACAATCACATTCCTTTGCCTCCTTTTCATGTGTAAAATACCTGTGTTTCAAAAGAGATAGGTAGAAATAAATATGATGtaagaaaaatttcaaaaatgccTGAAACTCTTGTTTGAATAGAcactcttcatttttattttttaaatttgatttgatTATACTAATGTAAAGATCTCATGGAATCAGCCATGCATCAGTGTATTTGCAAGCCAGCGCCCATTTGTTGGTTGTTTTTAGAGTCCTGGATTAAGAGAATTAATATTTAGCAGGACCAGCATGTTTATCTCCTCAATTTTGTCcactttagttttattttaaatatataaatttaCTAACACCTATATTTGCATGAAGGATTCTGACGGAACACCATGCAAAACCTCTAAACAGTTGAGTTGCCATCAATCTACTACAAACAGAGTGGGGTCACAAGAAATAGCACTGGAATCCTCCCAGTCCAGTGGGAAAAGGCAAGGCAGCCAAACAGCTAATTCATCCAACAGCACAAACAAATCTCAggtttgtgaaatgtttaaaagAAATCTTGAATGTTTTAATTACTTTAATGGTATCTGTTCTCCTGAAAGTATAAAGGCCTTATGGAAGGGACAGCTTGTGGTGAAAATGTGgagcctttgtttttttttttcctgctgatgttCATTTCTACTTTTAAACCACAATAGGGTAAGAGGGCTGTTTTCCTTGTGAGGTATTGCACAAATACAGTTGTGCGATTACCCCTAGAGAAAATGAGCCTGACATGTTAGCTATCACCTGCTTTTAGCTGTACTATAAGGATTTATATTCAAATTTAAGACGTGCCTCCCAAATTAAGAGTTTCAGTTTTTATTGGAGAAATGCATATTTAATTAATTTAGCATAAAGATCAAACTCCTCTCACCCCTGCCTCCCCCAAAAAATTATGATAAAAAATAATTTGACTGACAGTCTCAAACACCAAAAGTCTAATAAGTCCCTCTTGTTAGTCCTGTGAcaatacagtagtctggaaagtcaTTTTTTCAAAGCAGTGTTCGATTTGCACAACTTCAGTTTATGGTGACGTGTCATTTTTTACAGGAATATTGTTAGAAcagattaaatattaaaaatagtcTGGAACTTCATTCCTGAATGGTGGAGTTTCAGAACTATTTTTCTACTTATTTAGatataaatatttttacagaCATCTGTTAAAGATTTCCAGCGAATAGTAAATTAGACACTTTGCAAACTAGGCCCTGTGTATCTCAAAGGGTGCACCATAAAGCACTTTCTGTGCATTGTGATGTGGGTGAATGTTGCCCTCTCCTTGTGCAAGAAATACCATTGGGTGTTCCTCATCTCTCCCTTTTTCTTGACTCTGAATCTGTTTTAATAAGATTTAGTGCAACTGTTACCATTCTGGCTTGCATGTAGCACACAAGTAAAACCAGTCTTATCCTTTTTAAAACACAGGACTAACACTTTACTTTGTACCTTGAATTAAGTTATGTAATCCTGCCTCTCctttaattgtattatttaagGGTGGAGCCCAGCATCTTGTTTGTGTCTCTTCTGAGGTTGCTGATGTGAAAGAGAACTACTTGTGCTGTGGGCTAAGCACAGACATGCTTCTTCCTTTCATGTCAAGTTCTTTTCAAATGCACTGCCTCTTGAAGTTGtagtgttttcatttttttttttaaccagtaatACAAGTGTTGTAACAGCCATATTCTATTTACTCTAATGTTGATTTACCATGTCCTTTTTCTTTTGCAGCATGGATCAGCAAGGTTATTTCGCTCTTCTTCCAGCAAAGGCTTCTCGGGTCCAACAAACTCAAACCACGGTATCTCTGTGACAAACAAACAACATCAAGGCAGCAAATCACATCAGTGTTTCACTGTCAAAAAGAGGAAACACAAGAGAGACGTGCCCCTTTCTGACCTTTGTAGATAGTTGCCTATTTTATGACTGTTCTTCTGTGTGCAATGATCTCATGCTACAGGATAGTTTGACAGTGACTCCTTGGATCTCTTGTGGAGCTTCAGACTGTTCAGACATTGATtagcaaatgcattttttttcccaGCTCGCCACGGAATGGATCATGAAGATTGATCACtgcaaaaagaggaaaaaaagctgATCATTTGATGTCATATGCTACAACAGGGTCATTTAGCATATAAAATCTTGAATGTAAAATAAATTTATCTCCCATCAGCTCATGCTGATCTGTAGAGGTAGTATTCAGTGTGTTTGGCAGattacaaacaaaacacaaaaaaaggaaaaaaaggtgaaaaattgTATTTTGAGGGAAATCCAGCCTTTAAAGATGAAAAAGTAATTTGTGcatgattttttattatttttgcatataccattttattgtgtgtgtgtatatatagatgaCCATATAGGAAAACTGACATTTGTAATAGTGGATTTGTTAATACTTTTTACATAACATTACTGTTTAAATTGTAAACAGAATTTTTCTCAGGATTAGTTTGGAAAATAATCTGAATTGTCATCTTAACATCTATATAGACACTACTAGTTATATTGCTCAGAATTGCTTTTCCTTCACACTGAAATGATTTAATAGAACATTTATGATCTTCAGAAGTTATTCCTctagaaagaaaaagatttatCGTGGCAAATGAAGTCTCATTTGTATAAAGTGTACATGTCCTTTTGTGTAAACACTGACCTACTGGTCAACTCTGACAAATAACTTTCACCTTATTTTCTAGAGTTCCATCGTCTTAGGCAGTGGGGGGTTTTCAGTTTGTCTGTCATCCTCTTCCCACCACCCCACCAGCAGTCTCccatttttaaagaagaaaagccACTTCaggatttttgtcttttttgttgcAGTAAAAGTCAACTCCATTTGTTACACATGTTTGCATTCTTGGGCTGCTCCCATCCCACGCCTTTttgtttgtgccttttttcccctcaaagtcacttttttttttttttaaatacatttttgctaAACTCATGGGGGAGGGAATAACTGTTAAAGCTCTAAGTAAATTttcctattaaaatatttttctcattcCCCTTTTATGCATTTTTATATTGACACTAATAAAAATTA
Above is a genomic segment from Gopherus flavomarginatus isolate rGopFla2 chromosome 14, rGopFla2.mat.asm, whole genome shotgun sequence containing:
- the TENT4B gene encoding terminal nucleotidyltransferase 4B isoform X2, which encodes MAATALHTRLILHEEIIDFYKYMSPRPEEERMRMEVVNRIENVIKELWPNADVQIFGSFKTGLYLPTSDIDLVVFGKWETLPLWTLEEALRKHNVADEGSVKVLDKATVPIIKLTDSFTEVKVDISFNVQNGVKAAQLIRDFIKKYPVLPYLVLVLKQFLLQRDLNEVFTGGIGSYSLFLMAVSFLQLHPREDACIRSANYGVLLIEFFELYGRHFNYLKTGIRIKDGGSYVAKDEVQKSMLDGYRPSMLYIEDPLQPGNDVGRSSYGAMQVKQAFDYAYVVLSHAVSPIAKYYPNNETESILGRIIRVTQEVASYREWISKHWGMQSRTESSCNGNGVTLIVDTQQLDKCNNNLSEVNETLGKSRSKTSETLSKHSSNSSSGPLSSSSSTLSSSSDVDSDGTPCKTSKQLSCHQSTTNRVGSQEIALESSQSSGKRQGSQTANSSNSTNKSQHGSARLFRSSSSKGFSGPTNSNHGISVTNKQHQGSKSHQCFTVKKRKHKRDVPLSDLCR
- the TENT4B gene encoding terminal nucleotidyltransferase 4B isoform X1; this encodes MDPRIAWFQPEQLGPSNRLWMQIWETTQGVRNLYFPQQRQQSASAGVGPASPPGMYRVPRIEPQPDFLPLENANNQHNHSRHQAPPPPGPTAWARPARGAPPAASASAAGNKRKRDNKASTFGFNYTILLGPPEQSGAPAPGDGPAASDQAQPLTPWKGRNYSPGVVGLHEEIIDFYKYMSPRPEEERMRMEVVNRIENVIKELWPNADVQIFGSFKTGLYLPTSDIDLVVFGKWETLPLWTLEEALRKHNVADEGSVKVLDKATVPIIKLTDSFTEVKVDISFNVQNGVKAAQLIRDFIKKYPVLPYLVLVLKQFLLQRDLNEVFTGGIGSYSLFLMAVSFLQLHPREDACIRSANYGVLLIEFFELYGRHFNYLKTGIRIKDGGSYVAKDEVQKSMLDGYRPSMLYIEDPLQPGNDVGRSSYGAMQVKQAFDYAYVVLSHAVSPIAKYYPNNETESILGRIIRVTQEVASYREWISKHWGMQSRTESSCNGNGVTLIVDTQQLDKCNNNLSEVNETLGKSRSKTSETLSKHSSNSSSGPLSSSSSTLSSSSDVDSDGTPCKTSKQLSCHQSTTNRVGSQEIALESSQSSGKRQGSQTANSSNSTNKSQHGSARLFRSSSSKGFSGPTNSNHGISVTNKQHQGSKSHQCFTVKKRKHKRDVPLSDLCR